One genomic segment of Gopherus flavomarginatus isolate rGopFla2 chromosome 11, rGopFla2.mat.asm, whole genome shotgun sequence includes these proteins:
- the KCNK15 gene encoding potassium channel subfamily K member 15 — protein MKRQNLRTVSLILCIFSYLLVGAAVFDALESEAESGRRRLLEQKRGELRRKYRFSADDYRELERLVLQAEPHRAGGQWKFAGSFYFAITVITTIGYGHAAPGTDAGKVFCMFYAVLGIPLTLVMFQSLGERMNTVVRLLLKKIKKCLGMKKTNVSMENMVLVGFLSCMGTLCVGAAAFSYFEGWTFFHAYYYCFITLTTIGFGDFVALQKNEALQKKPPYVAFSFMYILVGLTVIGAFLNLVVLRFLTMNSEDERRDAEERASLKRVRNNIHLKAKEDSKNRDAIFLPIEDRTSQMNLIPLMQEDADRLRRHSSNSTAKVPSLCTCLCYRPRLCGSPVPSHPETLSCHTNPVYYNSISYKIDEVSLSTRDPTGVSSPGSTLSSNSPRCREHHRLRRKSI, from the exons ATGAAGCGGCAGAACCTGCGCACGGTCTCGCTGATCCTCTGCATCTTCTCCTACCTGCTGGTGGGCGCCGCCGTGTTCGACGCGCTGGAGTCGGAGGCCGAGAGCGGCCGCAGGCGGCTGCTGGAGCAGAAGCGGGGCGAGCTCCGCAGGAAGTACCGCTTCTCGGCCGACGACTACCGCGAGCTGGAGCGGCTGGTGCTGCAGGCCGAGCCGCACCGCGCCGGGGGGCAGTGGAAGTTCGCCGGCTCCTTCTACTTCGCCATCACGGTCATCACCACCATCG GTTATGGACATGCTGCCCCGGGCACAGATGCTGGCAAAGTTTTCTGCATGTTCTATGCAGTCCTTGGTATCCCCCTCACACTGGTTATGTTCCAAAGTCTTGGGGAACGCATGAACACTGTAGTCCGGTTACTGCTGAAGAAAATAAAGAAGTGTCTGGGCATGAAGAAGACGAATGTCTCTATGGAAAACATGGTCTTAGTTGGCTTCTTGTCATGCATGGGGACACTGTGTGTTGGAGCAGCTGCCTTCTCTTATTTTGAGGGCTGGACCTTCTTCCATGCCTATTATTACTGCTTCATAACCCTGACCACTATTGGCTTTGGCGACTTTGTAGCTCTGCAGAAAAACGAAGCTTTACAGAAGAAGCCACCGTatgtggctttcagcttcatGTACATCTTGGTCGGTTTGACTGTGATTGGTGCTTTCCTAAACTTAGTTGTTCTTAGGTTTTTGACTATGAACTCGGAAGATGAGAGGCGGGATGCAGAAGAGAGGGCATCCCTGAAGAGAGTCAGGAACAACATCCACCTGAAAGCTAAGGAAGACAGTAAGAACAGAGATGCTATTTTTCTACCCATAGAAGACAGGACAAGTCAAATGAACCTCATCCCACTGATGCAGGAAGACGCTGATAGACTAAGACGTCACTCTTCAAACTCCACCGCCAAAGTCCCTTCCTTGTGCACGTGTTTGTGCTACAGACCGCGGCTGTGTGGGAGCCCTGTCCCTTCTCATCCAGAGACCCTCAGCTGCCACACCAATCCCGTTTACTATAATTCCATTTCTTACAAAATTGATGAGGTCTCCCTGAGCACGAGGGATCCCACTGGCGTCTCCTCCCCTGGGAGCACTTTATCGTCCAACAGCCCCCGCTGCAGGGAACACCACCGCCTGCGAAGGAAATCCATCTAA